The genomic segment ATGCGCTAGAGCTATATCACACCTCTCCTTTTTTAAAGTGCTGCTCGTATCCTCTGGACCCAAGTCTATCATTTAGGCTCTAAATGATTTCTCCCTTCCAATCAACAACGATTAATCGCTCCTTCTTATGAAAACACCATTCAATAATCGTCTTTACTAATTCTGGTGTGATAATCGTATCCTTCCAGATTGGAGTCTGTACCCTCATCCAGCCCTGCCAACCGGATCTATCTAATCCTTCAAATTCCCGTCCCTTAATAACGATATGGGGTGTTTTGGGATTCTTGGACTGACCGACTTCATATGAAACGATCCACTTTTTATCATCTGAAACGATATTTAGCTTTATTTGCCCACAATCGTCATAGTCCGGCTGGACATACCAATAAAATAATCTGGCGTTACATACAATCTTTCTTCTACCTTTTTTATTAACACTCATTAATCACGCTCCGGCTCCAGCATATCCTCAAACTTAACCTTGGATGGAAAGAAATAATAGATAAAGGAATATAATATTATTCTAAACGACACCCCAACCATACTTCACAATTAGGATTCAACAACTTAAATTCCTCAATCTCATCCATTGGAATAAACGTTTTAGCAATACTTAATACTTGCAAGTTTTTTAAATTCAAAATCGGTTTAAGCGTTTTGATTTGATGGTCTGGAATATAAAGCTTCTCAAGATTCTTTAGTTGGCGTAATGGCTCAATCGTCTTTATACTATTAAGCGGAGATGAAATATCTAGTTCCCGAAGCTCATAAAGCTCTGCCAAAGGTTTAATATCCGTAATGCTACAAAAGTCTGCATATAAAACCTGCAATTTTTTTAGTTTCTTTAATGGTGTTATATCTCTTATGCCTAGGCCAGAGATGTTTAAGTGCGTCAATTCCCTAAAAACCGCTAGTGCTTCTATACTTGTTATTTCTTGAAGCAAGCTATCTTCAAGGTCAATCTTGACTACAGTAAAAGGATTTGACATGTGGTA from the Paenibacillus sp. BIHB 4019 genome contains:
- a CDS encoding leucine-rich repeat domain-containing protein; translated protein: MGKLEQALLELFGEKYEYHMSNPFTVVKIDLEDSLLQEITSIEALAVFRELTHLNISGLGIRDITPLKKLKKLQVLYADFCSITDIKPLAELYELRELDISSPLNSIKTIEPLRQLKNLEKLYIPDHQIKTLKPILNLKNLQVLSIAKTFIPMDEIEEFKLLNPNCEVWLGCRLE